The following are from one region of the Nicotiana tomentosiformis chromosome 7, ASM39032v3, whole genome shotgun sequence genome:
- the LOC104110110 gene encoding transcription factor bHLH112-like: MAEEFQLGRGNWWESSSSSSTSSSRNNKFESGILSSTTMPSVSTALNSMANNFGCWQTEFEDIKAKSSLNPMSVSGSDNSSMVFPADSQKLHASESSVGGGVLSGGPNLQIVGLGLSSQGLDWNQPFFRGDKAGSGFRSILEEGLSSDPNYQQEGSSQQDHHWTQKIYPGNSDGSSVNDYNNKQMDRGISLDHQPVFNAPNMSSNLDNAPYGSPSNMLQGLLISDSQQESNFTSARSLYYPPYNPSNCDVNPAAADVMPTSSSSSSWSKFPKQQWPLPPPHGQSHFSGTPFWNATSAAMEDVRSGFLPSIHQQLPNPTVDMKPKHTAEVRTIRTIAKKSSSETSNKRPRNETPSQMPAFKARKEKMGDRITTLQQLVSPFGKTDTASVLSEAIEYIKFLHEQVNVLSTPYMKSGASMQQHQQTSDKSNVNPEVAKQDLRGRGLCLVPVSSTFPVTHETTVDFWTPTFGGTFR; this comes from the exons ATGGCAGAAGAATTTCAGCTAGGTAGAGGAAACTGGTGGgagtcgtcatcatcatcatcaacatcatCTTCTAGGAATAATAAGTTTGAAAGTGGAATATTATCATCTACTACTATGCCTTCAGTATCCACCGCACTAAATAGCATGGCAAACAACTTTGgttgttggcagacagaatttgAGGATATTAAAGCTAAATCTTCCTTGAATCCCATGTCTGTGTCGGGGTCTGATAATAGCTCTATGGTTTTTCCTGCTGATTCCCAGAAACTTCACGCCTCTGAATCTTCCGTCGGAGGAGGCGTTTTATCTGGTGGTCCAAATTTGCAAATCGTGGGCTTAGGTCTATCATCCCAAGGACTTGATTGGAACCAACCTTTCTT CCGAGGTGACAAAGCTGGGAGTGGTTTTCGTTCCATACTTGAAGAAGGCTTGAGTTCGGATCCAAATTATCAACAAGAAGGATCGAGTCAGCAAGATCATCATTGGACGCAGAAAATATATCCtgggaattctgatggttcttcAGTGAATGACTATAATAATAAACAAATGGACCGGGGTATTTCTTTAGACCATCAACCAGTATTTAATGCTCCAAATATGAGCTCGAATCTTGATAACGCACCATATGGAAGTCCTTCAAATATGTTACAAGGACTCTTAATATCTGATAGTCAGCAAGAATCCAACTTTACAAGTGCTAGATCGCTATATTATCCTCCCTATAACCCATCGAATTGTGACGTCAATCCTGCAGCAGCTGATGTAATGCCTacttcatcatcttcttcttcttggtCTAAATTTCCGAAACAGCAGTGGCCGCTGCCGCCGCCTCACGGCCAGTCGCATTTCTCGGGCACTCCTTTCTGGAATGCCACGTCAGCTGCCATGGAAGATGTTCGCTCAGGTTTCCTCCCATCTATACATCAGCAGCTGCCCAACCCAACAGTTGATATGAAACCTAAG CATACAGCTGAAGTTAGGACTATAAGAACAATAGCAAAGAAAAGTAGCAGTGAAACGTCAAATAAGAGACCACGGAATGAAACGCCATCTCAAATGCCAGCTTTTAAG GCGAGGAAAGAAAAGATGGGAGACAGAATCACTACCCTTCAACAATTAGTCTCACCTTTTGGAAAG ACTGATACAGCTTCTGTGCTCTCCGAAGCGATTGAATACATAAAATTCCTCCATGAGCAAGTCAAT GTCTTAAGCACCCCATACATGAAAAGTGGAGCTTCCATGCAGCAGCATCAGCAG ACTAGTGATAAATCCAATGTTAATCCAGAAGTAGCAAAGCAAGATCTTAGAGGTCGAGGATTATGTTTGGTCCCAGTTTCTAGCACCTTTCCCGTAACTCATGAAACAACAGTAGATTTTTGGACACCAACATTTGGAGGAACATTCAGATAA